Proteins from one Scyliorhinus canicula chromosome 6, sScyCan1.1, whole genome shotgun sequence genomic window:
- the LOC119967909 gene encoding glutathione S-transferase P-like translates to MSEYTIIYFPVRGRCAAMRMLLADQGQVWKEEVIGMDQWSDGVLKKTCLFGQLPKFKDGDFVLFQSNAILRYLARKHDLYGKGDKEGAQIDMANAGVEDLRIKYAILIYKDYDTGKEDFIKTLPPALKPFEDLLAKNNGGKDFLVGSKISFADYNLVDLLSNFEVLSPGCLKATPLLKAYVNRVLSRPKLKAYLESDAHKKVPINGNGKQ, encoded by the exons gcCGTTGCGCGGCGATGAGGATGCTGTTGGCCGACCAGGGGCAGGTCTGGAAGGAGGAGGTGATCGGGATGGATCAATGGAGTGACGGAGTCCTAAAAAAGACATGT CTGTTTGGCCAACTGCCGAAATTCAAAGATGGGGACTTTGTGCTTTTCCAATCCAATGCCATTCTGCGCTACTTGGCCCGCAAACACG ACCTGTACGGGAAGGGCGATAAGGAGGGCGCACAGATTGACATGGCAAACGCCGGAGTGGAAGATCTGAGGATCAAGTACGCAATTCTCATCTACAAAGATTAC GACACTGGAAAGGAAGATTTCATCAAGACCCTCCCACCTGCACTGAAACCCTTCGAAGATCTGCTGGCAAAAAATAATGGCGGGAAGGACTTTCTCGTGGGGAGCAAG atcTCCTTTGCTGACTATAACCTGGTCGATCTCCTCTCTAACTTTGAGGTGCTGTCTCCGGGTTGCCTGAAGGCCACTCCCCTGCTGAAGGCCTACGTGAATCGTGTCCTCTCCAGGCCTAAACTCAAGGCCTACCTGGAGTCCGACGCCCATAAGAAGGTGCCCATCAACGGTAATGGGAAGCAGTGA